The following coding sequences lie in one Apium graveolens cultivar Ventura chromosome 3, ASM990537v1, whole genome shotgun sequence genomic window:
- the LOC141713734 gene encoding PHD finger protein ING2-like produces the protein MAIARTGVFVDDYLDYASTFPAELQRLLNTVRELDDRSQAMINQTKQQTRYYLGLDSDSSKIGNYEDDDLALKKDIEAIQNNALSLCTEKVLLARQAYDLTDGHVKRLDEDLKNFADDLKQEGKLSPDEPAILPPLPLVPKIEKRKSVNVAPQWRKINYMDRDWEQERDRDLELMPPPGILKNDYAPIEIDQPIDPNEPIYCVCNQVSFGDMIACDNDNCQGGEWFHYQCVGLTPETRFKGKWFCPSCKQLPLQ, from the exons ATGGCTATTGCAAGAACTGGAGTTTTCGTCGACGACTACTTGGATT ACGCAAGCACATTTCCTGCTGAGCTCCAGAGGCTTCTTAATACCGTCCGAGAACTCGATGATCGTTCTCAAG CTATGATAAATCAGACTAAGCAGCAGACTAGGTACTATTTGGGACTAGATTCTGATAGCTCCAAGATAGGGAACTATGAGGATGATGATTTAGCTCTGAAAAAAGACATAGAGGCGATTCAGAATAATGCTTTGAGCCTCTGCACCGAGAAGGTATTATTGGCACGCCAAGCATATGACCTT ACTGATGGCCATGTAAAGCGCCTTGATGAGGATCTGAAAAACTTTGCAGATGATCTAAAGCAAG AGGGAAAATTATCACCAGATGAGCCAGCAATCCTTCCTCCATTACCTTTGGTCCCTAAAATTGAAAAGCGGAAATCAGTCAATGTAGCTCCTCAGTGGAGGAAGATTAATTACATGGACAGGGATTGGGAACAAGAACGTGATAGAGACTTGGAGCTCATGCCGCCTCCAGGCATCCTAAAGAACGATTATGCCCCTATTGAAATTGATCAACCTATTGATCCTAATGAACCAATATACTGTGTCTGTAATCAG GTATCATTTGGGGATATGATTGCTTGTGACAATGATAAT TGCCAAGGAGGCGAATGGTTCCATTACCAGTGTGTTGGGCTCACACCGGAGACAAGGTTCAAAGGGAAGTGGTTTTGTCCAAGCTGCAAGCAACTTCCGCTGCAGTAG